The genomic region CTCTCCTTGCTCGTGGCGAGCTGGGTGTCGTCATAATCCATGGCGTGCCCCCCGGCCCCGTTGGCCAGGGCGGCCATGTGGGCCGGGAGACGGAGGGGGGTGCCGAGGACACTGGCCTCTGGCTTCCCGCCCGCCTCCCGGAGGTGCGCCTGGATGATTCGGCTCCCCTTCTCCGTGGAGCCGGCCAGTGTCACCCCCAGGCCGTCCAGGAGAAAGCCCTTGGCCAACTCCCGCGTCCGCTCCGGAATGTCGCTCATCCGGAGCCTCAGGATGAAGTCGGCAATCTCCCTCGTGACGCTCACGGTCCCCACTCCTTTCTCGGACGGCCTGGAACTGGGGGGTCAGGCGCCGAACTTCGTGAGGCGGCCGGCGTGGGCCAGCATCAAGGGGAGGAGTTCCCGTCCAGGCAGATGCCCCAGGCCGCCTCCCGTGCAAGGGCGCTCGCCGAAGGTTGCGACGGTATCGGGGCGACAAGTCTTCGCCCAGAGAAGAACCGGGACCGGGTGCCAGGAATGGGCGCGCAGGGCGGCCGGCGTGGAGTGGTCTCCGGTCACGGCCAGGACGTCCGGCCGGAGGGCCAGCAGGGCCGGGAGGGTGCGGTCCACCTCTTCGATGGCCCCCACCTTGGCGGCGAAGTCGCCGTCCTCTCCGGCGGTGTCGGTCCGCTTGAAATGGATGAAGAAGAAATCGAAATCGCCCCAGCGCTCCCGGAGCGTGGCGAGCTGGTCCGCGATGGTCGTCCCGGTGGGCAGGATCTCCATCCCGGCCAGGCGGGCGAGCCCCCGGTACATCGGGTAAATGGCAATCGCGGCGGCGCGAAGGCCGAAGCGCTCGCGGAAGGTGGGAAGGGCAGGGTGGCGGGCGAAGCCGCGAAGGAGAACCATGTTCGCCGGATGGTGGTCCCGGAGGGCCGCGCGGGCCTTCTCCACGAACGCGTTCACGACCCGGGCGCTCTTCGCCGCCTCGGGCGTGAGCGGTTCGGCCTTGAGCGGCACCTGCCCGACCTGCTGCGGGTCGGTCTCGCTGACGGCGTCCGAGAGCCCCTCCCCCCGGAAGAGGACGACGAAGCGGTGCTCCCGGACCGGCCGCACGGTGACCTCGGCCCCGTCCACCGTGATGGTGTCGAGGAGCGCCGAGAGGGTCCGGCAGGTGGCGTCATTCACGCGCCCGGCCCGCCGGTCGGTGACCCGCCCGGCGGCGTCCACCGTGCAGAAGTTCCCCCGGGCCGCCACGTCCTGCGGGGTGACCGGCAGGTCGATCCCGAGAGCCTCGAGGATGCCCCGCCCGATCCGGTGGGTGAGGGGATCGTAGCCGAAGAGGGCGAGGTGCCCCGGTCCGCTCCCGGGGGTGACCCCGGGCGCCACCAGGGTGAGGAGGCCCGTCACCCCCTCGGCCGCGAGCCGGTCGAGGGTCGGCTTCGCCGCCGCCTCCAGCTCCGTGGGCCCGCCGGCCTCCCGGGGAAGCCCGCCCAGACCGTCCAACACCAGCAGGACGAGCTTCGTCTCGGCCGGGATGGCCAGCTCGCGAGCCAGGTCGGCCCCCATCCCCTCCCCCTAGTGATGCTCCTCGCCGGCTGCGGCGCCTTCCTCGGCGTGG from Candidatus Methylomirabilis sp. harbors:
- a CDS encoding 2,3-bisphosphoglycerate-independent phosphoglycerate mutase, whose product is MGADLARELAIPAETKLVLLVLDGLGGLPREAGGPTELEAAAKPTLDRLAAEGVTGLLTLVAPGVTPGSGPGHLALFGYDPLTHRIGRGILEALGIDLPVTPQDVAARGNFCTVDAAGRVTDRRAGRVNDATCRTLSALLDTITVDGAEVTVRPVREHRFVVLFRGEGLSDAVSETDPQQVGQVPLKAEPLTPEAAKSARVVNAFVEKARAALRDHHPANMVLLRGFARHPALPTFRERFGLRAAAIAIYPMYRGLARLAGMEILPTGTTIADQLATLRERWGDFDFFFIHFKRTDTAGEDGDFAAKVGAIEEVDRTLPALLALRPDVLAVTGDHSTPAALRAHSWHPVPVLLWAKTCRPDTVATFGERPCTGGGLGHLPGRELLPLMLAHAGRLTKFGA